TATTTTAACTGAAGCTGGACATGATGTAACTGTTCTCACCATTGATATAGATCCAAAAATTACGCATCCTGGTGCTTATAAAGCCAAAGTTATTACAGTTCCTGCATCAAAAGAAGTAATAGATATGTTTTCTGATAGTATTGATGGTGATTTTTTGTGGAAGTTAAACCCAAGTATATTTTCACAACTTcaggtaaaaatttttattttaaaacttttcaataaaaaatttattctattaaaaaaaaaatttgaacatgcttttaaatatattaaaaaaatgttatatataaataattaaaaaaatttttaagctTTTTACAAGATTTATTACATCTGTTCAAAAACAATcgttaaatgttttttataatgaagaattaacagaaataataagaaaagaaaaatttgacATAGGAATTACAGAATCATTCAATAAATACGTTTTTGGTTTGTTTAAAGTATGGGGAATAAAAACTCATGTATGTGGTTTTTCAATGTCATTAGCAGATAATCTATACAGAGATTTTGGATTACCATTTCCAGCATCTTATATTCCATGTCATATGGCACCATTTACTGATAAAATGACATATTTGGAAAGAttccaaaattttatttctcaTCATATTAGTTCTATAATCTTTTCGCTATTTGATGATATAATGAGTTTACAAAATGAATTTAACTCAAAATATGGAGAAGGATTTTTTAATAGTCATGGTATTGTTGGTGAttgttcatttttaattatcaattCAAATCCTTTCTTAGATATTCCTGGTCCAAAAACACCAAAAATGATTGAAGTTTCTGGTATTGGTATTAAAGAAAGTAAACCTCTTAGTAGTTATTGGAATGAAATACTTTCATTAAGAAATCAAACtgttttaatatcatttggAACATTTGCTAAAAGTATCAATATGCcaaaagatttaaaagatGGAATTTTAGAGacaataaaaagattaaataatataacatttatattaaaatatgaaaatccTGAAGATGGTACTGGAaaagatattgaaaatttagtAATTAGTAAATGGTTACCTCAAAgtgatttattaaatgattccagattatcattatttgtaACACATGGTGGTATGGGTAGTATAACAGAACTATCTTTTAATGGAGTACCAGCTGTAGCAATTCCATTATTAGGAGATCAACTAAGAAATTCAAAATTACTTGAAAGACAAAAAACTGGAATTGTTATGAATAAATTAGACTTAGCAAATCCTGATATCTTGacaaaacatataaaaacaattttaaacgatgaaacttataaaaagaatGCTCAAATAGTAtcaaaaagattaaaaaaaagaccTATTGGATCTAGAGAACTTCTTATTAAACATATAGAATTTGCTGCAGAATTTGGAAAATTAGATGTATTAGATTTAGCTAGTAGAAATATGAGTACAattgaatattataattttgatattattatacCAATATTAGTAGGAacattatcaattattttcttaataatttttataatttttaaatctgttaaaaaatgtttacaaacaaagattaaaaaagattgatgaaattttttaatgttaaagtaagttaaaattattcgtaaaataattttaactttcaattttatttaaatttatttgttttgattattttttaattataattttgttaattatattttaataaagtttttacataaatattattgatgCATATATAAATTGTACTCATAAAACATCTCTGAAAACATACAATACAGCAATAATagcaaaataaataaagtatctgaaaagtttttaaaaatttaattaaatatatagtaatTTGAACATTTGATAGTTTATAAAcagcaaaaaaaattttttacataaattaccaaaattttcatataaataaataaaaaatataattaagaaaattgGTAGTagatttttcaataaaatttttattaaaaaataaatttaaaatcatttactttttttgtttatttatttcatatgttagtttaaaaattatataaaatcattattatattttaaaaaaaatattctaacaaatacataactataaaattaagctattgttaattattttaaaaatatatcccGTTTTAAAGACAATCGAGAGACTATAGTTGTATAAtcaaattctaaaaataaattgtttttttataacaattttagaGATAGAATCAGaaatctaaaatattttcaaccaatttttatttctctgaaaataataaagttatagctatgaaatttatttttcaagacctacttttgaatagaaatcgaatgaagCTAGTCCCATCTTTATAGGATAAGTATTTATTGAGATACTGGAATGTCgagaacaatgaatattttaaaaaaatttccgcctttggTCATATCTTTCttcaaaataaagataaatacaAGCAGGTTTCTGAAATCGTCTTCTAATAAGTTTTCATatggggtctaccttcaaaatatttttatacctttAACCACTttagagatataaaaaaatggtgacaatggattacgcgcgaaaaagtaccaagcATAGTATTTAAAGAacggttgaaaatttaaaaaagttttcaacaTAAGATATCActtaaattatgaaagaagCCCAGCGCATCAAATTTCATGGACCTGTGACCTCATATGCTTGAGTTATCActaaattcttaaaactttttttaaacatatttcttatcatatcttcatttttataagtcctataaagatgtaaataggcttaatgaatttctcgtaaaaaatTAGTCTAGaataaactatttatttttaacatttacaatattatcatagaaatcgaaatttacaaaaaaatattcaacaaGTTCGCCCTTCAACTTTGAATCTTTATAACTCctgaagtttcaattttcgaatattgttgattatattcaaaattcatcccttctcaagggctatcgaatgattATAGTTgcatattcaaattccaaaaaaagttgtccTTCTTTGTTCAGATTTTTAGAGGTAAAATCggaaatctagaaaattttcagccaaatttaatatctctggaaataaaaatattatagctatgaaaataaatattctagacctacttttggatagaaatcgaatgaagctagtcccatcttcataggataaTTATTTGCTGAGATACTGGAAATTCggaaacaatgaatattttagaaaaatttccgcccttggtcatatctcgcttcaaaatCAGGATAAATACAAGCAGATTTCTGCAATCGTCTTAAAATGAGTTTTCAAATGGGGTCTgccttcaaaatatttttatacgtTAAACCACTTccgagatataaaaatatgatgacaatggattacgcgcgaaaaggTACCAAGCTCAGTATTTCAAGAAcggtttaaaattttaaaaacttttcaacGTAGGATATACCTAAAATCACGAATGAAGCACAGCGCTTCAAATTTCATGGACCTGTGACCTCATATACTTGAGTTATCActaaattcttaaaacttttttttaaacatatttcttatcatattttcatttttataagtcCTATGAAGATGTGAATAGACTTAGtgaatttctcgtaaaaaaCTGATCTAGAATCAtctgtttatttttaacatttacaatattatcatagaaatcgaaatttacaaaaaaatattcaacaaGTTCGCCCTTCAACTTTGAATCTTTATAACTCctgaagtttcaattttcgaatattgttgattatattcaaaattcatcccttctcaagggctatcgaatgattATAGTTgcatattcaaattccaaaaaaagttgtccTTCTTTGTTCAGATTTTTAGAGGTAAAATCggaaatctagaaaattttcagccaaatttaatatctctggaaataaaaatattatagctatgaaaataaatattctagACCTATTTTTGAATggaaatcgaatgaaactggtcccatcttcataggataattatttgctgagatattgaaaagtcgggaacaacgaatattttagaaaaatttccgcctttgatcatatctcgcttcaaaaACAAGATAAATGCAATCAGATTTCTGCAACCGTcttctaataaatttttatatggggtctaccttcaaaatatttttatacctttaaccactttcgagatataaaaaaatggtgacaatggattacgcgcgaaaaagtaccaagcatagtatttcaagaacggctaaatatttaaaaaacttttcaacGTAGGGTATACCTAAAATAACAAATGAAGCGCAGCGCATCAAATTTCATGGACCTGTGACCTCATATGCTTGAGTTATCActaaattcttaaaacttttttttaaacatatttcttatcatatcatcatttttataagtcctatgaagatgtgaataggcttaatgaatttctcgtaaaaaaGTGATCTAGAATCaactgtttatttttaacatttacaatattatcatggaaatcgaaatttataaaaaaatattcaacaaGTTCGTCCTCAATtttgaatccttataactcatatagtttcaatttttgaatattgttgattatattcaaaattcatcccgtcttaagggctatcgaatgactatagtggcatattcaaattcaaaaaaaagttgtttatttttgttcactgttttagaggtaaaatcagaaatctagaaaattttcagccaatttttatatctatgaaaataattatgttatagctgtgaaaataaatattctagACCTAATTTTGGatagaaatcgaatgaagctagtcccatcttcataggataaGTATTTGCTGAGATACTGGAAATTCggaaacaatgaatattttagaaaaatttccgcccttggtcatatctcgcttcaaaatCAGGATAAATACAAGCAGATTTCTGCAATCGTTTTCAAATGAGNTATATATAGAAATTGTTTGGTGAAGAGTTATATCAT
This Strongyloides ratti genome assembly S_ratti_ED321, chromosome : 2 DNA region includes the following protein-coding sequences:
- a CDS encoding UDP-glucuronosyl/UDP-glucosyltransferase family and TLDc domain-containing protein: MYINYFFLLSIIFHVINSYKILVVNPKFGYSHVNFFSQIADILTEAGHDVTVLTIDIDPKITHPGAYKAKVITVPASKEVIDMFSDSIDGDFLWKLNPSIFSQLQLFTRFITSVQKQSLNVFYNEELTEIIRKEKFDIGITESFNKYVFGLFKVWGIKTHVCGFSMSLADNLYRDFGLPFPASYIPCHMAPFTDKMTYLERFQNFISHHISSIIFSLFDDIMSLQNEFNSKYGEGFFNSHGIVGDCSFLIINSNPFLDIPGPKTPKMIEVSGIGIKESKPLSSYWNEILSLRNQTVLISFGTFAKSINMPKDLKDGILETIKRLNNITFILKYENPEDGTGKDIENLVISKWLPQSDLLNDSRLSLFVTHGGMGSITELSFNGVPAVAIPLLGDQLRNSKLLERQKTGIVMNKLDLANPDILTKHIKTILNDETYKKNAQIVSKRLKKRPIGSRELLIKHIEFAAEFGKLDVLDLASRNMSTIEYYNFDIIIPILKLFGEELYHPLWNYYSSNSDDSISLNKFISKSEPLFETDHKIWEEIFNEPEDIIKACLLTSDIEEASDDKDFKESIICNMKKDGISKFIQNECPRLCDGIREHVISLLTDKKKNLQDYSSSILTPFQMLFIKASLNPVIYFNQEGKNNSNRWTKLYDSSVHGVSLNRFENNVYDYKKPTVTIFKLTNGQLIVIALDEEWKNSVNCYGGNNTSVIQIKPKFEREDKSGSFRCNLKLKSAPMGIQFGRYLKIEKDFSNVNDIEVWGCGVEDDLTAQMKQKVWYKKEAEKRSKVPLPGAWDENPDKTILEMGGIKLNNERRDFDRPDDTIARKF